One Vibrio gallaecicus genomic region harbors:
- a CDS encoding NAD(P)H-dependent oxidoreductase, protein MTPKKVLVLFAHPSQHRSEANKPLFDQASSVDGVTAVDLYAEYPTFSINIDREQKRLLDHDVIIFQFPLYWYSTPAILKEWQDLVLEYGFAYGTDGHSLEGKTIFCSITAGGKEDAYQTDGYNHFTIRELLHPIEQTASLCGMNYLAPFALFGARTALEENRISEHINNYKTLLTALVEDQVDYKEAGKAAKLNHYLKNIMVEDKQ, encoded by the coding sequence ATGACCCCAAAAAAAGTTTTGGTGCTATTTGCCCATCCTTCACAACATCGTTCTGAAGCAAATAAACCTTTATTTGATCAAGCAAGTTCAGTTGACGGCGTAACAGCGGTTGACCTATATGCTGAATACCCAACCTTCAGCATCAATATTGACCGAGAGCAAAAGCGCTTACTCGACCATGATGTCATCATTTTTCAATTCCCTCTTTACTGGTATTCAACTCCTGCCATTTTAAAAGAATGGCAAGATCTGGTCTTAGAATATGGCTTCGCCTACGGTACTGATGGTCATTCTCTTGAAGGAAAAACGATCTTTTGTAGCATCACTGCAGGCGGGAAAGAAGATGCATACCAAACAGACGGTTATAATCACTTTACGATTCGTGAATTGCTCCACCCGATAGAGCAAACCGCCTCTTTATGTGGCATGAATTACCTTGCCCCCTTTGCTCTGTTTGGTGCACGTACCGCATTAGAAGAAAACCGTATTAGTGAACACATAAATAATTATAAAACACTGCTCACTGCACTCGTCGAAGATCAAGTGGACTATAAAGAAGCAGGCAAAGCAGCCAAGCTCAACCACTATCTTAAAAACATCATGGTTGAGGACAAGCAATGA
- a CDS encoding HAD family hydrolase: MVPIPLNIKNIKAVVFDLDNTLVSSKINFQGLREQLNCPVHQDILTHADSFVEAADRESAHKLILDHELSDAENSVSLSGCHTLLNYLEDKHFHTGIVTRNCAEASKCKLEHCNITVEEVISREQYAPKPSPEALTALADLWQLQPHQVLYVGDYLYDLEAANNANMPSCLITHGEVKPFENLASLSVNQLDDLLSYIQRYG; this comes from the coding sequence GTGGTGCCTATTCCACTCAATATAAAAAATATTAAAGCGGTTGTGTTTGATTTAGATAACACGCTTGTCAGCTCAAAAATAAACTTTCAAGGTCTAAGAGAGCAATTAAACTGCCCTGTGCATCAAGACATTTTGACCCACGCAGATAGCTTTGTTGAGGCTGCTGATAGGGAAAGCGCGCACAAGCTAATCTTAGATCATGAGCTTAGTGACGCTGAAAATTCGGTATCACTTTCAGGTTGTCATACCTTGCTTAATTATTTAGAAGATAAACACTTTCATACGGGTATCGTCACGCGTAATTGTGCTGAGGCTTCTAAATGCAAACTGGAGCACTGCAATATTACTGTTGAAGAAGTTATTTCTCGCGAGCAATACGCGCCGAAACCGTCCCCAGAAGCATTAACGGCTTTAGCTGACCTTTGGCAACTTCAACCGCATCAAGTCCTATATGTGGGTGACTATTTATACGATTTAGAAGCCGCAAACAATGCAAATATGCCCAGCTGTTTAATCACACATGGTGAAGTGAAGCCATTTGAAAACTTAGCGTCTCTTTCTGTTAATCAATTAGATGACCTATTAAGTTACATTCAACGATACGGCTAA
- a CDS encoding YccF domain-containing protein, with amino-acid sequence MKTLGNIIWFLFGGVFMGLAWWFFGILAFLTIVGIPWGRACFVMGNFSFFPFGQEAISRDELTNETDIGTSAFGMLGNIIWFLFAGIWLAIGHIASAVACFITIIGIPFAIQHLKLAVISLAPIGKTVVDKHEAEAARVRNYKG; translated from the coding sequence GTGAAAACACTCGGTAATATTATTTGGTTTTTATTTGGTGGCGTATTCATGGGATTGGCTTGGTGGTTCTTCGGAATTCTAGCTTTCTTAACCATCGTAGGAATTCCATGGGGACGAGCTTGTTTTGTAATGGGTAATTTTTCTTTCTTCCCATTTGGGCAAGAGGCGATTTCTCGCGATGAACTAACGAACGAAACTGATATTGGCACCAGTGCTTTTGGCATGCTTGGTAATATTATTTGGTTCTTGTTTGCCGGTATTTGGCTAGCGATTGGTCATATTGCTTCAGCAGTAGCTTGCTTCATTACCATAATCGGTATTCCATTTGCCATTCAGCATTTGAAGCTTGCGGTTATTTCACTCGCTCCGATTGGAAAAACCGTTGTTGATAAGCACGAAGCAGAAGCGGCACGTGTGAGAAATTACAAAGGCTAA
- a CDS encoding threonine aldolase family protein, translating to MSKDLRLQCTTTISGHHEPSPAEMFAQMAAWCEENDITHDTYGEGPFLQGFEQKVADLLGFEAGVFVITGTMNQPTVLELVCKEKNNPLVAMHETCHIYRHERQGYQLQNRFSVLPIGDAFRTWNVNDLKAWPDTLSAALYELPMREIGGQLPTWQELEEIKQYCKEQSIHLHLDGARLWETAAFFQKEYKEIAQGFNSAYVSLYKGLNGMGGSLLLGDKDLISKASVWMKRQGGNVYHRTPYAVSAAMQFDQRIEMMPQLFERTRQIYQILHDYPQLKVNPEQPQANMLHIYLPVSYEKALEIRDNFAAEKSIWIGHPSITELANQSKIEWYVGDRLLNMPDHEFIEFLDGLVLALEA from the coding sequence ATGAGTAAGGATTTGCGTTTACAGTGCACAACCACAATTTCAGGGCACCATGAACCTAGCCCCGCAGAGATGTTTGCGCAGATGGCAGCATGGTGTGAAGAAAACGATATTACTCATGATACTTATGGTGAAGGTCCTTTCTTACAGGGGTTTGAACAAAAAGTGGCGGATCTTCTCGGCTTTGAAGCTGGTGTATTTGTGATTACCGGCACGATGAATCAGCCAACCGTTTTAGAGTTAGTCTGCAAGGAAAAGAATAACCCGCTGGTGGCGATGCACGAGACTTGTCATATTTATCGACATGAACGTCAGGGCTACCAGTTGCAAAATCGTTTTTCAGTGTTGCCTATTGGTGATGCATTTAGAACTTGGAATGTGAATGATCTAAAAGCCTGGCCGGATACTTTATCTGCGGCATTGTATGAGCTACCTATGCGCGAAATTGGTGGTCAGCTTCCCACTTGGCAAGAACTCGAAGAGATCAAACAATATTGTAAAGAGCAATCTATTCACCTGCATTTAGATGGTGCTCGTTTATGGGAGACTGCCGCCTTTTTCCAAAAAGAATATAAAGAAATAGCACAAGGTTTTAATAGTGCTTATGTGTCTTTATATAAAGGTCTCAATGGTATGGGAGGCTCTTTACTTCTCGGAGATAAAGATCTGATAAGCAAAGCCTCAGTATGGATGAAAAGACAAGGAGGTAATGTATATCACCGAACGCCTTATGCCGTTTCTGCTGCTATGCAATTTGATCAAAGAATTGAGATGATGCCGCAGTTATTTGAGCGTACAAGGCAAATTTACCAAATCCTTCATGATTACCCCCAATTAAAGGTGAATCCTGAACAGCCGCAAGCAAATATGCTGCACATTTACTTACCGGTAAGTTACGAAAAAGCACTGGAAATCAGAGATAATTTTGCCGCAGAAAAGAGCATCTGGATAGGGCACCCTAGTATTACTGAACTAGCAAATCAGTCAAAAATAGAATGGTATGTGGGGGATAGGTTATTGAACATGCCCGATCATGAGTTTATTGAATTCTTAGATGGATTAGTTTTAGCTTTAGAAGCTTAA
- a CDS encoding DUF2057 family protein, whose protein sequence is MKTIQSIALLSTIMAAPAVFADVEIQVPSSVDILAVNEASPDLSGGLFSSHKTLTVPDGKNQIVFQYQLAFDQGNEREFIDSDTIIATFEASDTTLTFDLPDYRNIDQGKAGIKNLDWNLLDENQNAVDLRQDKLVKGGMQIGRKFPLEAADYNKKGGVAALTTASVAVAQPVTLPAKIDTDTANTTEEMLHFWYSKADAETKQRFKDFINQ, encoded by the coding sequence ATGAAAACAATACAAAGCATCGCGTTACTTTCTACCATCATGGCGGCTCCAGCGGTATTCGCTGACGTAGAAATACAAGTCCCTTCAAGTGTTGATATTTTAGCGGTAAACGAAGCCAGCCCAGATCTCTCTGGTGGTCTTTTCTCTTCACATAAAACTTTGACCGTTCCTGATGGCAAAAACCAAATCGTTTTCCAATATCAACTGGCGTTTGATCAGGGAAATGAGCGAGAATTTATTGATAGCGATACTATCATTGCGACATTTGAAGCCAGTGACACGACACTAACTTTTGATCTGCCTGATTATCGTAATATCGACCAAGGCAAAGCAGGTATTAAGAACCTTGATTGGAACTTACTTGATGAAAACCAAAACGCAGTCGACCTTCGTCAAGACAAGCTAGTAAAAGGCGGGATGCAGATTGGTCGTAAGTTCCCTTTAGAAGCGGCTGATTACAACAAAAAAGGTGGGGTTGCGGCGTTAACAACCGCTTCAGTTGCAGTAGCTCAACCGGTGACATTACCGGCTAAGATCGATACTGATACCGCAAATACTACTGAAGAAATGCTTCACTTTTGGTACAGCAAAGCAGACGCTGAAACGAAGCAAAGATTCAAAGACTTCATTAATCAGTAA
- a CDS encoding monovalent cation:proton antiporter-2 (CPA2) family protein, giving the protein MTGYFLQAFIYLAAAVIAVPIAKRLGLGSVLGYLIAGVVIGPIIGLVGEETTTIQHFAEFGVVMMLFLVGLELEPKMLWSMRHRLMGLGGLQVGGTIAIVMGIALFFELPWTIALTIGLIFALSSTAIVLQTFNEKGLSKTEGGQNAFSVLLFQDIAVIPMLAFIPLLALPELVELAQNATANAAEHHDELSLVAGLPGWAYGLVITASIAIVVVGGHFLSRPLFRFVASSGLREIFTATALMLVIGIAALMSLVGLSPALGTFLAGVVLANSEFRHELESNIDPFKGLLLGLFFITVGAGIDFGILFDDFALIIGLTIGVMALKAFVLFTLALIFKIKNSDRWLFTLSLAQAGEFGFVLLSFSVQNHVLPNDIAQTLSLVVALSMFLTPGLFILFDKVILPRYEQNSNDREEDKIEEKGTVIIAGIGRFGQIVNRLLVSNGVNTVVLDHQANQVDLLRQINVKSYFGDATRPDLLHTAGIEEAALFVVAIDNQDSSVELVKYVKHTYPHVKILARGFDRGHSYRLRSAGADFIESETYHSALEVGAEALRALGHHPFFVEQQKSTYKRVESRKSERLYKAWAAAAEDERYDNNYRDIFIQLEESMKADMQKDRSDKHSRSERGWTPPPKGYADNFEDE; this is encoded by the coding sequence ATGACTGGATATTTTTTACAAGCGTTTATCTATCTAGCAGCTGCGGTTATTGCAGTGCCCATCGCTAAACGGCTTGGGTTAGGTTCTGTATTGGGTTACCTGATTGCAGGGGTTGTGATAGGACCCATTATTGGTTTAGTCGGTGAAGAAACCACAACAATTCAGCACTTTGCCGAGTTTGGCGTAGTGATGATGCTGTTTTTAGTCGGTCTAGAACTTGAGCCTAAGATGCTGTGGTCGATGAGGCACAGACTAATGGGTTTAGGTGGTTTACAAGTAGGTGGCACCATCGCGATTGTGATGGGCATTGCGCTCTTTTTCGAGCTGCCTTGGACTATCGCCCTGACTATTGGTTTAATTTTCGCTCTCTCTTCAACGGCTATTGTTTTACAAACCTTCAATGAGAAAGGCTTGAGTAAAACAGAAGGCGGACAAAATGCCTTCTCGGTACTGTTGTTCCAAGATATTGCCGTGATTCCAATGCTGGCTTTCATTCCCCTGTTAGCATTACCTGAGCTTGTTGAGCTAGCACAAAATGCCACTGCTAATGCAGCTGAACACCATGATGAGCTAAGCCTTGTTGCGGGTTTGCCTGGTTGGGCTTATGGCTTAGTCATCACGGCTTCTATTGCGATTGTTGTGGTTGGCGGGCATTTCCTTAGCCGCCCTTTATTCCGTTTTGTTGCCAGCTCAGGCCTTCGTGAAATCTTTACTGCGACTGCATTAATGCTGGTAATTGGTATCGCCGCATTAATGAGCCTTGTGGGTTTATCACCTGCATTAGGTACATTCTTGGCGGGTGTCGTACTTGCCAACAGTGAATTCCGCCATGAACTCGAATCAAACATCGATCCTTTCAAAGGTTTGCTACTAGGTTTGTTCTTCATTACCGTAGGCGCTGGTATTGATTTCGGCATTCTTTTCGATGACTTTGCTTTAATCATCGGTCTTACTATTGGTGTCATGGCACTTAAAGCCTTCGTCTTATTCACTTTAGCGTTGATCTTTAAAATTAAGAATAGTGACCGTTGGTTATTTACTCTTAGCCTAGCGCAAGCCGGTGAATTCGGTTTTGTACTATTAAGCTTCTCTGTACAAAACCATGTGCTGCCAAATGATATCGCTCAGACATTATCACTGGTTGTTGCGCTTTCAATGTTCCTGACCCCAGGTCTTTTCATCTTATTCGACAAAGTCATTTTGCCGCGCTATGAGCAAAACTCCAACGATCGTGAAGAAGACAAAATCGAAGAAAAAGGCACAGTGATTATCGCTGGCATTGGTCGCTTTGGTCAGATAGTGAACCGTTTATTAGTTTCTAATGGTGTTAACACTGTGGTATTGGATCACCAAGCAAACCAAGTTGATCTACTAAGACAAATTAATGTCAAATCATACTTTGGTGATGCTACTCGCCCTGACTTACTTCATACCGCAGGAATTGAAGAGGCTGCACTGTTTGTTGTAGCCATAGATAACCAAGACTCTAGCGTTGAACTTGTGAAATACGTTAAGCACACCTACCCACATGTAAAAATACTGGCTCGTGGTTTCGACCGAGGTCATAGCTACCGATTGAGATCAGCAGGTGCTGACTTTATAGAATCTGAAACCTATCACTCGGCACTTGAGGTAGGAGCAGAAGCTCTGAGGGCTTTAGGGCATCACCCATTTTTTGTCGAACAACAAAAATCAACTTATAAGAGAGTAGAGAGCCGTAAATCAGAGAGGCTTTATAAAGCTTGGGCAGCAGCAGCTGAAGATGAACGTTATGACAATAACTACCGTGATATTTTCATTCAACTAGAAGAAAGTATGAAAGCAGATATGCAAAAAGATCGTTCAGACAAACACTCTCGTTCTGAACGAGGTTGGACGCCACCACCGAAAGGCTATGCAGACAACTTCGAAGATGAATAA